DNA from Desulfuromonas sp. AOP6:
AGTTCGTACTGCTCGTAGTTTTCCAGATCCATAAAGACGCCACCATCCCCGGAAGGATAGAGGAACTGCCCCTTGCGCCGCTCGAAATCGGCTTCGTCGGCCTTGTCGCCCGCCTTGAAGGTCTTTTCCAGCACCTGGCCAGTGAGCAGGTTGCGATATTTGGTTTTGACCAGAGTATTGCCGCCACGGGCGGAAGGTGACTGGGTCGTCAGATCCAGGATAAGACAGGGCGCATTATCAAGCTGAATAACAAGGCCCCGTTTAAAGTCGGCGGTAGTGATCATGGTTGGCTCCTTTGCGGAAATTTGGGTGCGCCGGCAGAATGTATCACAGGGACATCAGGAAAAACAATCGGGCAGCTCAGGAATTTTTCAGTGACAAAACAAACAA
Protein-coding regions in this window:
- a CDS encoding elongation factor P is translated as MITTADFKRGLVIQLDNAPCLILDLTTQSPSARGGNTLVKTKYRNLLTGQVLEKTFKAGDKADEADFERRKGQFLYPSGDGGVFMDLENYEQYELDEELFAPIQGFLLEGADVQLGVFEGRVVSVDPPMIVELLVTETAPAIKNATATAQTKDAVLETGMHIQVPGYLEAGERVKVDTREGRFVSRA